One Primulina huaijiensis isolate GDHJ02 unplaced genomic scaffold, ASM1229523v2 scaffold42187, whole genome shotgun sequence genomic window carries:
- the LOC140969523 gene encoding peroxidase 10-like, producing the protein MQNVGFPEFLGVRRSRRKMIFCSSGCEGSVLLDDTKEFKGEKNAGPNHNSATGFEVIDYIKAELKKYCPSTLSCVDILTLAARDAVFQSGGPFWPVSLGRLDGFPAAEKSATNSRHHLSNL; encoded by the exons ATGCAAAATGTGGGGTTTCCGGAATTTTTGGGAGTTCGGAGAAGCCGAAGAAAGATGATTTTCTGTTCTTCC GGATGTGAAGGTTCTGTGCTTCTGGATGACACTAAAGAATTCAAGGGGGAAAAGAACGCTGGACCCAACCACAATTCTGCTACAGGATTTGAAGTTATCGATTACATAAAGGCAGAGTTAAAGAAATATTGCCCCTCAACATTATCCTGTGTAGACATATTGACTCTAGCGGCTAGAGATGCCGTTTTTCAG TCAGGAGGTCCTTTTTGGCCTGTTTCATTAGGTAGGCTGGATGGTTTTCCTGCAGCCGAGAAGTCAGCAACGAACAGTCGCCATCACCTTTCGAACCTCTAG